The Solanum lycopersicum chromosome 8, SLM_r2.1 DNA segment TTATTATCTATTGCATCAGACTTGACTTCACAATTAAAATACACCTTACAccaatatattttatcatagtAAATTAGGTCATCCACTATACCTGTACCTCCAGTACCTAATTTAGACAACTCGTGTAGATTTTCTCTGAATTCAGCTTCAAAAGTAATTCTAGTATATGCCTACCTCACAGCCGGCAACAACTCCTTTATAGCTATATCCAGTCCCTACAAGTTACAAAAAACATTAGATaattaagtttaaaaataataaaccaaCAGATAATTTAAAACAAGTTTACCTTTTGCATATCTGACATAATTTTGAAACTTGTTCCATCTCCTAATCTCAAGTCTTCTTTCAACAGTGAATAAACCAACTCCAAGTGATAGTGTTCTCATTTTCAACTACAGCCCAAGCAAGTGGAAGCATTTGATTATTGCCATCTTTAGCCACTGCAATAAGTAATTGACCCCTGAAAACCCCCTTCAAGAAACAACCATCCAGACCAATGCATTTTCTAGCTGACATAAATGCCATCTTGAGTGTAGCAAAACATATGTAAAATGCCTCAAATACTGACCTACCTGATTCATTAGCTTCTCCTAGCTTCACCACACAAGTACTCCCAGGATTAGACCTCAGCAACTCATCCTTATAATCAAGAATTCTCCCAAATTCATTAACATGATCACCCACAagtttattcaaaattttagctCTTTCTCTTCTAGTTGTGGTCTTACCAACATGCACATTATACTTCTTACGGATTAACTCTTGCAACTTGTACACTCTGATATTTGGTTGTTCAAtaactttctttttaaaaacagTAGCAATAAATGTAGAGTTGCACAAATAATTCCTAGTAGCCTTTTGACATGAATGGACTGGCATGTAAGTCTTAATAACAAAGTTATTAGTCTTCTTGTCCAAACTTGTATATAACAACCATTTGCAATTTACCTTGCAACATCTCACTCTTACTCTATTTGTCTCATTCACACACTTTTCAATCTGAACCCCTCTCTGAATTGCATACTTAGTGACTGCCAATCTAAACTCTTTGACACTTTCAAAAATCATACCCAATTGCCACACAATCTTCTTAATGTTGGGATCAAATCTGACTCTCTCTATGGTATGTTTTTCCTTTTGTGTTAGACAatttcaactttattttttcaccttCCTCTAGACAACTATCATCTGTGTCAGTTTCAAAATTACAAGCATCAGAACTTGCATAATATGGTTCATCACCCCTAACATTCCTTCTAAAGTACATCTATTGATAGCTGTCACATCAAACCCAAGATCTGCTCCAGCATTACCACATGCTACTTCTTCAGTATCTGCAGGTTttctttcccttctttttcttcttctcagaAAATATCTTTTCTCAGCCCTCAGTTGAATTAACTCCTTATGAATATCACTTCCATATTGATCATATTCAAGTATTTCACTATCTTCAGAATCATCACTCTCTTCAGTTAACTCATTAGATACTTTTACAGAGTATTCACTATCTTCAAAATTTGATGGATCACTAGTTGGAGCTGTTGGGTTTGAAGTAGAAGGAATATTTAAGGTTGTATTTAAAGTTATATCTACCCCATTAAAAGCAGCCTCACCTACTTCATTATATCCACTAGCCTCAGTGGTCCCAACTTTATTAAAAGTTGCACCAGATTCCTCACCAGGCATGTGGACATATACTTCCAAAACAGACCCACTTtgcaaaaaattacatattGCTAAGAGAATATCATCATCGTCAATATCTCCTAAGATGCAACGATTAGGTGGACGGACACTAAATTTGCAATTTGGGTTATACCCTAGTTCTTTAATGTAGTCTTTAATCTCAAAATATGATATTGTATCCACATCAATATCATAATATTCACTCACTAACCCACCCACATATCTTGTTTTATCACCTTCATACAATAATGCCCCACCATGATAGAGCTTTAAAGTAATGAATGTAAACCCACTCATATCTATATGCATaaacataacaataattaagTAAAAGTTGCTAATAGAATGTAATAATTGACTAAAGAAAACACATACCCAAATAgttataaaaacaattcaagttGAAGAAAAGACATACCCAACCCCACACATACAGAACACAATACCCCACAAAAACAACACAATACACGATATATCTTTATCTTCTTACAATTAGGTATGTAAGTCCACACAGACACAACATAACACccaacatatattttcttcttaggATAATGTTATTTAACTTTAACCCCACACCGACACAGACACAACACAACACCCAACATGAAGTTACTTTATTGTAACCCATAATATAAGACAACATAACACAACACCCAACTCGTCTTTATCTTTTTGCATGTTTCATATTATAACAACATAACTCACACAACTATATTACCACCCAACCAACCCACACTCAAAACAAGTTTCATATAAATGTATGAATAACAAGTTACATATCCCATAACAACAAAGGTGAcagtatgaatatatgaataacATCAAccctaaaaatatgaaatttgatatCTAACAGAACCATAAcataaaccctaaaaataaGCTTAAAGTTATATTTCACTTAAAATCGAAACCAATATTTAACAACATATCATAATCCCTACAAAATCTAAgcataacaataacaaaaaacaatataaatgaagaaaaaactaaCCCTTGAACTCAACTCAACCACGATTCTTGCTGAATGAAATCGACCCACACTTTCACGATTGAAATTGATCCATACATGCAGCACTGAAACAAAAACTAACTATAAAAAtccaacatcaaaaatcaaCTATCAGtttgaaatcaaatttctaACCTATGTTGATTTTTTGAAACCAAGCTAAATTTTCCCTCTTTCTTTCCTTGTTCCTTTATATTCTTTTTGGTAAAGTAATTTTGAAAATGTAAATGGCCAGCTTTTTCAAATTTGGGAAGTGTAAAAGTAGCTGATAGTCACTTTTTAGAAAGTTGCAAAAGAGG contains these protein-coding regions:
- the LOC138337711 gene encoding uncharacterized protein; translation: MSGFTFITLKLYHGGALLYEGDKTRYVGGLVSEYYDIDVDTISYFEIKDYIKELGYNPNCKFSVRPPNRCILGDIDDDDILLAICNFLQSGSVLEVYVHMPGEESGATFNKVGTTEASGYNEVGEAAFNGVDITLNTTLNIPSTSNPTAPTSDPSNFEDSEYSVKVSNELTEESDDSEDSEILEYDQYGSDIHKELIQLRAEKRYFLRRRKRRERKPADTEEVACGNAGADLGFDVTAINRCTLEGMLGVMNHIMQVLMLKVIEQPNIRVYKLQELIRKKYNVHVGKTTTRRERAKILNKLVGDHVNEFGRILDYKDELLRSNPGSTCVVKLGEANESGRSVFEAFYICFATLKMAFMSARKCIGLDGCFLKGVFRGQLLIAVAKDGNNQMLPLAWAGLDIAIKELLPAVR